The Lactuca sativa cultivar Salinas chromosome 2, Lsat_Salinas_v11, whole genome shotgun sequence genome includes a window with the following:
- the LOC111898610 gene encoding beta-amyrin 28-monooxygenase, with amino-acid sequence MIDQFLALLLLLVLSYVLSFVYKNLKSERSKINLPPGSFGWPFIGESLSFLRASWDGTPERFVRERIKKHGNPLVFKTCVFGERMAVLYGPAGNKFLFGNENKLVAAWWPSSVKKLFGRCLITIRGDEAKWTRKMMLSYLGPEAFASHYVATMDIITRRHIEIHWRGKEEVNVYPTVKLYAFELACRLFMSLEEPNHIAKLGSLFNIFLKGIIGLPLNFPGTRFYRSKKAAAAIRKDLMMIIKERKAALEEGKASSSQDLLSHFLTSSDDNGKFLTEMEIANNYLLLLFAGHDTSTGSISLLMKNLGEHPDVYDKVLREQLEISKSKAAGELLKWEDVQKMRYSWNVVCEVMRINSPSIGTYREALIDFEYEGYNIPKGWKLFWSAVSTHKDEANFEDATRFDPSRFEGAGPTPFTYVPFGGGPRMCLGKEFSRVEVLVFLHNIVTNFKWDLLVPDEKIEYDPLAAPVNGLPIRLNPH; translated from the exons ATGATTGATCAGTTTCTTGCACTGCTTCTCCTCTTAGTTCTTTCATACGTTTTATCGTTCGTTTACAAGAACCTAAAATCTGAAAGAAGCAAAATCAATCTTCCACCAGGAAGTTTTGGATGGCCGTTCATCGGAGAATCTCTATCTTTTCTCCGGGCAAGTTGGGATGGAACTCCGGAGAGATTTGTTCGAGAACGAATCAAGAAACATGGCAATCCATTAGTATTCAAGACGTGCGTTTTTGGGGAGCGTATGGCAGTGCTTTATGGTCCCGCCGGCAACAAGTTTCTGTTTGGGAACGAGAACAAGCTGGTGGCGGCATGGTGGCCGTCGAGCGTGAAAAAGCTTTTTGGCCGGTGTTTGATTACAATCCGTGGTGATGAAGCAAAGTGGACGAGGAAGATGATGTTATCATATCTGGGACCAGAAGCTTTCGCCAGTCATTATGTTGCCACCATGGACATCATAACTCGTCGCCATATCGAAATTCACTGGCGAG GCAAGGAGGAGGTGAACGTATACCCAACCGTGAAGTTATACGCCTTTGAGCTCGCCTGCCGTTTATTTATGAGCCTCGAGGAGCCTAACCATATCGCAAAACTTGGTTCCCTGTTTAACATCTTCTTGAAAGGCATCATTGGGCTACCTCTAAACTTCCCAGGCACACGATTTTATAGATCGAAAAAAGCAGCGGCAGCAATTAGGAAAGACCTTATGATGATTATTAAAGAGAGAAAAGCGGCTTTGGAAGAAGGAAAGGCATCATCTTCACAAGACCTCCTGTCACATTTTCTTACATCTTCGGACGACAATGGCAAGTTTTTAACTGAGATGGAGATTGCTAATAACTACTTATTATTACTATTTGCCGGTCATGACACATCCACTGGATCTATCTCGTTGCTCATGAAGAATCTTGGCGAACACCCTGATGTGTACGACAAGGTGTTGAGAG AGCAATTGGAGATCTCAAAGTCAAAAGCAGCAGGAGAATTACTGAAAtgggaggatgtacagaagatgAGATATTCTTGGAATGTTGTATGTGAAGTTATGAGAATAAATTCGCCATCCATTGGAACCTATAGAGAGGCGCTGATAGATTTCGAGTACGAAGGTTATAACATTCCCAAAGGATGGAAG CTATTTTGGAGTGCTGTATCGACACATAAAGATGAGGCTAACTTTGAAGACGCGACACGGTTTGATCCATCTAGATTTGAAGGTGCAGGACCAACTCCATTCACATATGTGCCGTTTGGAGGGGGCCCAAGGATGTGTTTAGGGAAAGAATTTTCACGAGTGGAAGTACTTGTGTTCCTTCACAACATTGTCACCAACTTCAAATGGGACTTGTTAGTACCCGATGAGAAAATTGAATATGATCCATTGGCTGCCCCTGTAAATGGGCTTCCGATTCGTCTCAATCCTCATTAG